One Lodderomyces beijingensis strain CBS 14171 genome assembly, chromosome: 5 DNA segment encodes these proteins:
- a CDS encoding 60S ribosomal protein uL1, giving the protein MSKITSSHVRENVKKLLEHSNETKKRNFLETVELQVGLKNYDPQRDKRFSGTLKLPQVPRPNMTLCIFGDAFDVDRAKSLGVDAMSVDDLKKLNKNKKLIKKLAKKYNAFIASEVLIKQIPRLLGPTLSKAGKFPTPVSHNDDLYSKVTDVKSTIKFQLKKVLCLAVAIGNVDMDEDVLVNQIMMAANFLVSLLKKNWQNVGSLVIKSTMGPSFRIY; this is encoded by the coding sequence ATGTCGAAAATCACCTCCTCGCACGTTAGAGAAAACGTCaagaagttgttggagcACTCCaacgaaaccaaaaagagaaactttttggaaactGTTGAATTGCAAgttggtttgaaaaactatGATCCTCAAAGAGACAAGCGTTTCTCGGGTACTTTGAAGTTGCCTCAAGTGCCAAGACCAAACATGACCTTGTGCATCTTTGGTGACGCCTTTGACGTTGACAGAGCCAAGTCCCTTGGTGTCGACGCCATGTCGGTTGACgacttgaagaagttgaacaagaacaagaagttgatcaagaaattggctAAGAAGTACAATGCTTTCATTGCTTCTGAAGTCTTGATTAAGCAAATCCCAAGATTGTTGGGTCCTACTTTGTCCAAGGCTGGTAAGTTCCCAACTCCAGTTTCCCACAATGACGATTTGTACTCCAAGGTCACCGATGTCAAGTCCACCATCAAGTTccaattgaagaaggtCTTGTGTTTGGCTGTTGCTATTGGTAACGTTGACATGGACGAAGATGTCCTTGTTAACCAAATCATGATGGCTGCTAACTTTTTGgtttccttgttgaagaagaactGGCAAAATGTTGGATCTTTGGTTATCAAATCCACCATGGGTCCTTCTTTCAGAATCTACTAA